The Rhododendron vialii isolate Sample 1 chromosome 1a, ASM3025357v1 region ATCCTCTTCCTTCCTTCATTAACAAATTCTTCAGAGACCTGGATCAAAGTAGGTTCCTGGTTTTCCGGTGGCCAATTGCCGGTTCCCGATATAGACTCAACTCTGTTCACTCACTTGACATTTGGTTTTGCGTATATCAATTATTCAACTTATGAGCTCAGAATCGCACCCTCTGATGAACCATCTATGCTCGCCTTCACCCCCATCGTTCAGCGGAAAAACCCATCAATTGTAACACTTCTGTCCATCTTGGTTCAGTTGGCCGTTGGAGATACAAACTTGTCAGCCTTCTATTCAATGGCTACCCAACCCTCTCACAGAACTTCTTTCATAGAATCATCAATACATAGAGCCAGGCACTATGGGTTTCACGGCCTGGATCTTTGTTTCGTCGAACCGGACACAAACACCACCAAGATGGAAGCTCTGGGAATTCTCTTTGACGAATGGAGAACTGCAATAAATAGGGAATCGAAGAATTCCAACCAATCACCGCTCATTTTGACAATGGCCGGTCATTATTTGCCTTCAAAAAACACCACAAGCTATCCGATGGAGTCGATTCGAAGGAACTTCGATTGGGTACACATCGTATCATTCTTCTATCACTTACCCACCATGGAAAAATTCACAGGCGCTCATTCTGCTTTGTATGACCCCTCAAGCAATGTAAGTACGGATTATGGAATTAAGGAATGGATAGGCAGAGGATTACCTGCTAAAAAGATGGTTTTGGGTTTACCATACCATGGGTACGCGTGGACACTTCTGGACCCCTCGGCCAATGAGATCGGATCGCCTGCAACAGGTCCCGCCGTTACGGTTGATGGTTCGATGTTCTACAAGTTCATCAAATTAAATAAGCGATGTGATGGAGAAAAAGTAGTCTATAACTCCACTTATGTCACGAATTACTGCATTGATGGTTCAGTTTGGATCGGTTATGATGATGTGGAGGCTATCAGAACTAAGGTTTCGTATGCGAGGGAGAAAGGGCTTCTGGGTTACAAAGTATGGCATGTCGCCAATGATTACAATTGGGTGCTTTCTAAGGCGGCAGGTAAAACTTTAAAACAACATCACGTAGCCGATCCCAATTGATTGGGGCTTAAGGCTTGatttttgtttcgtttggtTTATCATACTGCAATAAAGTAAGAATTTACTTACAGATATAGCATCAACCATCTCTGTGATTAACTTGCCATATGAATATTAGTGACGGTTGAATCTGTAAATAAGCCTAGGAAGCACCCACGAGGAGGTAGCTAGTAGCCACCACCCCCGGCCAACACGAATTACAATCCCAAACTCACACAACACCTCCATTCCCCCTTGCTAGCAGCGGTTGGCAAGGGCGGAATCAGAAATTCAAAACATCCTGGGctaacaaaaaatttagtaaactaatatataaaccaaaaaaaaagtttaataattaatatctaGCAAATTTGCACGTAAATATGTAAATGTTCaataacaaacaaaagaaaagtacaaaaaacgtAAACTATTGAAGTTGTATCCTATTGAAATTGTGTCTTGCTTTGTTTTAGAGaatataaattatttattatctcaTCTAAATTGATATCTTTAAAAAGTTTACTTATAAATGAAGTGGGCTAAATtttaacaaataatttttttttcactccaCCTGCCTTGTATCCCAGGTCTTCTAATGTATAGTTCCGCCCTTAGCTGTTGGGACCACTTCACCTCATGCGTAAGTATGTGAAATGACTGTGGGAGGGGTAGTACATACGAATTAGTTCGAATTGTGTGCAAGCTGGCCCGGAACACCATGCATTAGAATATAGAAAAAGGcagaaagcaaaacaaaacagtaGAAGCAGGTCACTGCTAACAAATTAAACACttacactttgtttggttgagtttttagaaagttatttttgagagttgagtggtaatgagtggagagagataaagagaaagatttattgaaaattgtgccgAAAGTTGTAAGTTACTCTCAAAAATggaaaccaaacacagcattaaaGTCTAAGGTGACGCAGAGCTGAATTTTGTTCGCAATTTGACGCTGAATTGACGAAGTAGTATTATTCTACTTCTTATTCATAACTACACCCTAGAGATCGGTGTTCATCTCCGGATGTGCATTTGCCACTGTGAGACACCCCGAGTTATCAAAAAACGGAACGAAACAAAAAAACTAGAACTATTCCCTCACGCCAGTTAAGTATTGTTGAAACTAATTTGGGCAATatatgattttttaatttttttttttcacattggAAGAGATAGGAGCTAGTGTTTCGTTTCTCTTGTCTATTGCTATATTGTCTCCTCACATTTCTCTCTAATGTACAATTTCACAGCACAAGAAGATGAGAATGATCCTAGAAACAAGAGACACCTGTTGCTAGTAATCTTGCTTCCAACTGCAGCCACATTTACCCTTCTACTTGTTTCTGCGACGTGGTATCTGCGTAAGAGAGCAAGCAGAAACAAAGGTAAGTTCTTTCCAGTTGTGAAAATTTTGTTCCTAAATCATTTCCCTTGACCTTTTAACGTCTTTCTTCGATTTTCCACATGTTCTTTTTATTGGTTATAGGATTGATGGACAACGAAAAAGAATCGCAATCTTTATTCAGAACTACTATGGCATCTCCTGGTAGTGCAAATGCTCCTAATTTGCTAGTATTTAGTCTCACTGACCTTGTAGAAGCtaccaataatttttcatttgaaaataagCTCGGAGAGGGTGGATACGGACCTGTTTACAAGGTAAAATTATTATTCTTTGAATAAATCGAGAAAACAAATCTAAACAAGCGGTGTTTATTTTGCCTGCAGGGTATATTACGCAATGGACAAGAAATAGCGGTAAAGAGACTCTCAAGGACTTCTACACAAGGATTTGAAGAGTTCAAGAATGAGGTCATGCTTACTGCTAAACTGCAGCATGTAAATCTTGTAAGAGTTCTGGGATTTTGCaccgaaaaagaagaacaaatgtTGATCTACGAATACATGCCAAACAAAAGCTTGGATCATTTTGTCTATGGTTAGCAATCCTTAATGCCTCTAACATAATTGAGTGTGGTTTTAACATGAGGTGTCACCTAAGTTTTAACTATCCAAATCTCTTTCACGTAGATCCAATGAGGGGATCACTTTTAGATTGGGAAAAACGAGTTCAAATCATTGAAGGGGTTACTCAAGGGCTCTTGTACCTCCAAGAGTACTCAAGATTGACAATAATTCATAGGGATTTGAAAGCGAGCAACATTTTATTAGACAACGAGATGAAGCCCAAGATCGCAGACTTTGGCATGGCTAGAATATTCCAGAAAGATGAATTCGAAGGTAACACAGACCGGATTGTTGGAACATCGTAAGTGGCATATTTCTTACAATAAACACTAACCTAATGTATTCTAGTCTCAAATAGTATTCATCTAATTATCTCTTTTTGTTCACTTATGCAATATTGCAGTGGTTATGTACCTCCTGAATATGTAAAACGTGGCATATACTCCACTAAATCAGATGTTTATAGCTTCGGAGTTCTTCTTTTACAAATCAT contains the following coding sequences:
- the LOC131298510 gene encoding cysteine-rich receptor-like protein kinase 10, encoding MLFTIISFILFLPSLTNSSETWIKVGSWFSGGQLPVPDIDSTLFTHLTFGFAYINYSTYELRIAPSDEPSMLAFTPIVQRKNPSIVTLLSILVQLAVGDTNLSAFYSMATQPSHRTSFIESSIHRARHYGFHGLDLCFVEPDTNTTKMEALGILFDEWRTAINRESKNSNQSPLILTMAGHYLPSKNTTSYPMESIRRNFDWVHIVSFFYHLPTMEKFTGAHSALYDPSSNVSTDYGIKEWIGRGLPAKKMVLGLPYHGYAWTLLDPSANEIGSPATGPAVTVDGSMFYKFIKLNKRCDGEKVVYNSTYVTNYCIDGSVWIGYDDVEAIRTKVSYAREKGLLGYKVWHVANDYNWVLSKAAAQEDENDPRNKRHLLLVILLPTAATFTLLLVSATWYLRKRASRNKGLMDNEKESQSLFRTTMASPGSANAPNLLVFSLTDLVEATNNFSFENKLGEGGYGPVYKGILRNGQEIAVKRLSRTSTQGFEEFKNEVMLTAKLQHVNLVRVLGFCTEKEEQMLIYEYMPNKSLDHFVYDPMRGSLLDWEKRVQIIEGVTQGLLYLQEYSRLTIIHRDLKASNILLDNEMKPKIADFGMARIFQKDEFEGNTDRIVGTSGYVPPEYVKRGIYSTKSDVYSFGVLLLQIISGKRNNCSHGLHEDLNLLDYAYDLWKCGKCVEFMDPSLDDTDSSCKLVRCMQIALLCVQENPADRPSMLELSSMLKNETAAMNTPKRLAFSTRRDEDELQVQESTSEQEIWSVGDVSFTQLVAR